GGGCGCGGCAGCCCTGGCCGGGGTCGTGCCCGCCGAGGCCGCCATCACGCTCGCCGGCGTACGCGGTCGGGAGATGGCCGCCGCGTGCGCGCTCGAACCGACCGGCATGGCAGCCCTGCTCGGCGGCGACGCGGAGACGGTGAACGCCGCGATCGAGGCGCACGGCCTGTACCCGGCCAACATCAACGGTGCCGGTCAGATCGTCGCCGCCGGTGCGATCGACCGGCTGGAGAAGCTCGCCGCCGACCCGCCGGCCGGCGTCCGGGTACGGATGCTGCCGGTCGCCGGCGCCTTCCACACCCCGTACATGGCCCCGGCCGAGCAGGCGCTCGGCGCCATCGCGGCCGGCATCACCCCGGCCGATCCCGCCCGGCTGCTCCTCTCCAACCTGGACGGGGCCGCGGTCAACCACGGTCGGGACATGCTCCAGCGGCTGGTCCGCCAGGTCACCGCACCCGTGCGCTGGGACCTCTGCATGGCCACCCTCGCCGACCTCGGGGTGACCGGAGTGATCGAACTTCCGCCGGCCGGCACCCTCGCCGGCCTGGTCAAGCGCGAACTCAAGGCCACCGGGGTCCCCGAGATCGTCACCCTCAACACCCCGGACGACCTGCCCGCCGCCCGTGACCTGATCGCCCGCCACGGCATGCCGCCGAGTCACGAGCCCACCATGCAGTTCCGGGTGGTCGTCGCCCCGAGCGCGGGTACGTTCGTACCCGCCACCAGCCTCAACGAGGGCGACTCGATCAAGTCCGGTCAGGTCATCGGTCAGGTCGCCACCCGCCAGGGACCGGTCGACGTGCCCGCGCACTGTGACGGCGTACTCACCGAGTGGCTCGCCTCACCCGACGACCCGGTCGCCCCGGGTCAACCCCTCGCCCGCATCGGAGGACACCTCTCATGAGTCGTATCGTCGCCATGGGGCACTACCAGCCATCGCGGGTACTCACCAACGACGACCTGGCCAAGATCGTCGACACCAACGACGAGTGGATCCGGGACCGGGTGGGGATCGTCACCCGGCGGATCGCGGACAGCGAGACGGTGAGCGACATGGCCACCGCCGCCGCCGACACCGCGCTGGCCAACTCCGGACTCACCGCCGCCGACATCGACCTGGTCGTCGTCGCCACCTGCAGCTCGGTCGACCGGAGCCCGAACGTGGCCTGCCGGGTCGCCGCCAAGCTCGGCATCGACGCCCCCGGCGCGTACGACATCAACACCGCCTGCTCCGGCTTCTCCTACGCGCTCGGCACCGTCGACCACGCGCTGCGCGCCGGAGCGGCCCGCAACGCCCTGGTCATCGGCGCCGAGAAGCTCTCCGACTTCACCGACTGGACCGACCGCTCGACCTGCATCATCTTCGGTGACGGTGCCGGCGCCGCGGTGGTCAGCGCCGACGACGACGGCGACACCCCGGGCATCGGCCCGGTCATCTGGGGCTCGGTGCCGGAGAAGAGCGACGCGGTACGGATCGAGGGCTGGCGCCCGTACATCCAGCAGGAGGGCCAGCAGGTGTTCCGCTGGGCCACCACCGCGCTCGCCCCGCTCGCGCTCCAGGCCTGCGAGCGGGCCGGGGTGGCGCCGGAGGAGATCGCCGCGTTCGTGCCGCACCAGGCCAACCTGCGGATCATCGAGGGAATCGCCAAGCGCCTCGGAATGCCGAACGCGGTGATCGCCCGGGACATCGTCGAGTCCGGCAACACCTCGGCGGCGAGCGTGCCGCTGGCCCTGTCCAAGTTGGTCGAGCAGCGTGCGG
The Micromonospora pisi DNA segment above includes these coding regions:
- a CDS encoding acyltransferase domain-containing protein → MLAVLSPGQGSQKPGFLTPWLDLTGTEARLRWWSALAGVDLVHLGTEADADEIKDTARTQPLLVAAALLAAEHLPMYDVSLTAGHSVGELGAAALAGVVPAEAAITLAGVRGREMAAACALEPTGMAALLGGDAETVNAAIEAHGLYPANINGAGQIVAAGAIDRLEKLAADPPAGVRVRMLPVAGAFHTPYMAPAEQALGAIAAGITPADPARLLLSNLDGAAVNHGRDMLQRLVRQVTAPVRWDLCMATLADLGVTGVIELPPAGTLAGLVKRELKATGVPEIVTLNTPDDLPAARDLIARHGMPPSHEPTMQFRVVVAPSAGTFVPATSLNEGDSIKSGQVIGQVATRQGPVDVPAHCDGVLTEWLASPDDPVAPGQPLARIGGHLS
- a CDS encoding beta-ketoacyl-ACP synthase III, with product MSRIVAMGHYQPSRVLTNDDLAKIVDTNDEWIRDRVGIVTRRIADSETVSDMATAAADTALANSGLTAADIDLVVVATCSSVDRSPNVACRVAAKLGIDAPGAYDINTACSGFSYALGTVDHALRAGAARNALVIGAEKLSDFTDWTDRSTCIIFGDGAGAAVVSADDDGDTPGIGPVIWGSVPEKSDAVRIEGWRPYIQQEGQQVFRWATTALAPLALQACERAGVAPEEIAAFVPHQANLRIIEGIAKRLGMPNAVIARDIVESGNTSAASVPLALSKLVEQRAVPKGAPVLLFGFGGGLTYAGQVVRCP